A genomic stretch from Bacterioplanes sanyensis includes:
- a CDS encoding GNAT family N-acetyltransferase, which produces MQPIITTSRLKLRPFTALDAARVAELAGDSRIAAMTANIPHPYQQSDATLWIARHASLFSTGRGVVYAIVVSDSDELVGAVSLPVIDQGTGTLGYWLGVDYWGLGYATEAAKALVDFAKQHLGLLQLKVMHLKENQRSRAVVKKLGVTYIGEQMNRMQGQDREVCVYLSAV; this is translated from the coding sequence ATGCAACCTATTATTACCACCTCGCGCCTGAAATTACGCCCGTTTACCGCATTAGATGCAGCACGCGTAGCTGAGCTGGCCGGCGACTCGCGTATTGCCGCCATGACGGCGAATATTCCTCATCCCTATCAGCAGTCGGACGCTACGTTATGGATTGCTCGCCATGCATCCTTGTTCAGTACTGGGCGTGGTGTTGTTTATGCGATTGTGGTCAGTGACTCTGATGAGCTAGTCGGCGCCGTCAGTTTGCCGGTTATCGATCAGGGTACGGGTACTTTGGGGTATTGGCTTGGTGTTGATTACTGGGGACTGGGCTACGCCACGGAGGCGGCCAAGGCTTTGGTTGATTTTGCCAAGCAACATCTGGGGCTACTTCAATTAAAGGTCATGCACCTAAAAGAAAATCAGCGCTCCAGGGCGGTGGTTAAGAAACTGGGCGTCACCTATATCGGTGAGCAGATGAATCGTATGCAAGGTCAAGACCGTGAAGTCTGCGTCTACTTGTCCGCTGTGTAG